Proteins from a single region of Drosophila biarmipes strain raj3 chromosome 3R, RU_DBia_V1.1, whole genome shotgun sequence:
- the LOC108032905 gene encoding transforming acidic coiled-coil-containing protein 3 isoform X7: MSVDVIDNDCNKTFDNSNLNTEDKNINYNNMDELEKKIKNEVTRSEDIEKKLKEGEQREEALIKRITEKDKINAKLNGVIEAYEKAIAELISEKEQQAQLHERQLQEVQADRDANYHHLTSLETTFSDLHVKYEKSKEMTTQLKNNEESLLAERRQMMDNLRLQEQRYDKMKNHAMQQLEMANKKLDTYAREHADESKKLKALLKKEEISRVSMTEQLQQKSRENADLLKICEELIYGKGQGGSS, from the exons ATGAGTGTGGACGTCATTGATAACGATTGCAACAAAACCTTCGATAATTCCAA ccTGAACACGGAGGATAAGAACATAAACTACAACAACATGGATGAGCTagagaagaaaataaaaaacgaagt GACCCGGTCGGAAGACATTGAGAAGAAGCTGAAGGAAGGAGAACAACGCGAGGAAGCGCTGATTAAACGTATAACagaaaaagataaaataaatgcaaaactaAA cGGTGTCATCGAGGCCTATGAGAAGGCCATCGCGGAGCTGATCAGTGAAAAGGAGCAGCAAGCGCAGCTCCACGAGAGGCAGTTACAGGAAGTGCAAGCAGACCGGGACGCCAATTACCACCACTTAACGTCGCTGGAAACGACATTCTCCGATCTGCATGT AAAATACGAAAAGAGCAAAGAGATGACCACACAGCTCAAAAACAACGAGGAGTCTCTCCTGGCGGAGCGAAGGCAGATGATGGACAATCTGCGGTTGCAGGAACAACGTTACGACAAGATGAAAAACCATGCAATGCAACAACTGGAAAT GGCCAACAAAAAGCTGGACACCTACGCGAGGGAACATGCGGACGAGTCGAAAAAACTGAAAGCTTTACTGAAGAAGGAGGAGATCTCTCGGGTATCGATGacggagcagctgcagcaaaagtCGCGCGAGAACGCCGACCTACTTAAGATCTGCGAGGAGCTCATCTACGGCAAGGGACAAGGTGGTAGTAGTTAA